The following are from one region of the uncultured Hyphomonas sp. genome:
- a CDS encoding DUF3775 domain-containing protein, with the protein MKKTIQGDRAFDLTIDPEVAYRIAVLAQSFQGGGIMPMEEDDVVDSDIGDDPITDVEAIADEAENPHEDVLDDELEGLIRGLNVDAKHDLLALIWVGRGDFEARDWAAARRAAREAEPFDVTDYLEELQMGSDYIENALEALGYSPPDELS; encoded by the coding sequence ATGAAGAAAACCATTCAGGGTGATCGCGCCTTCGACCTGACCATAGACCCCGAAGTTGCTTACCGGATCGCTGTGCTTGCCCAATCCTTTCAAGGGGGAGGCATCATGCCGATGGAAGAGGACGATGTGGTCGACAGCGATATCGGTGATGATCCGATTACGGACGTGGAGGCCATCGCTGATGAGGCAGAGAACCCTCACGAGGACGTTTTGGACGATGAGCTGGAAGGGTTGATCCGCGGCCTCAATGTGGATGCAAAGCATGATCTGCTCGCTCTGATATGGGTCGGGCGGGGTGACTTTGAGGCGCGCGATTGGGCGGCGGCGCGCCGTGCTGCCCGAGAGGCTGAGCCCTTTGATGTGACAGACTATCTGGAGGAATTGCAGATGGGGAGCGACTACATCGAGAATGCCCTGGAAGCGCTCGGGTATTCGCCACCGGACGAGCTGTCCTGA
- a CDS encoding cytochrome c, whose protein sequence is MLVRRNGLLASGLMTGLITLAACNSTPVSGADGESVPVATPAEEDSGKVAYDSEVKVGKLIAETRCSTCHAIGPTGNSPHQDAKPFRQLSQNYPVRNLEEALAEGIVVGHPDMPVFVLSPHEIDALITYLESIQEPHPA, encoded by the coding sequence ATGCTTGTGAGACGTAATGGACTTCTCGCGTCTGGCCTTATGACAGGTCTGATCACGCTGGCGGCGTGCAACTCCACGCCGGTTTCCGGTGCCGATGGTGAATCTGTGCCTGTTGCAACGCCAGCGGAAGAAGACAGCGGAAAAGTTGCCTATGACAGCGAGGTGAAAGTGGGCAAATTGATTGCGGAAACGCGCTGTTCCACCTGCCACGCGATCGGGCCCACCGGGAACAGCCCGCATCAGGATGCGAAACCTTTCCGGCAATTGTCCCAGAACTACCCGGTCCGGAATCTCGAAGAAGCGCTGGCAGAAGGGATTGTCGTCGGTCATCCGGACATGCCTGTGTTCGTGCTGAGCCCGCATGAAATCGATGCGCTGATTACTTATCTTGAAAGCATCCAGGAGCCACACCCGGCCTGA
- a CDS encoding aspartyl protease family protein yields MIYQSTRKFTPVRFLSAAAIAMAWSGGALADRREKVSGACEAANAAHHNALVSIPFEIVHGRVYIDAAVNGLGPFTFAVDTGASGIGRADASLTNALNLPFASKAETSDGVAVSEVDTVQIESLEVGGLVRTDLELITRDYSGSAPDGAEISGIVGRDFFGDGLLVIDFTNLTLTFTQSTGLTSGSEGAIAYERPYRIPVSIGGVTMEANLDTGAGVGLVLPKILYDQVSNVPLESAGTARLTNTTIETGNGIVPGPVIIGDTMTRNADARVSDRFPEAVIGAHILQSYVIAIDQRSQLVAVCSGD; encoded by the coding sequence ATGATTTATCAGTCGACTAGAAAATTCACACCGGTGCGCTTCTTGTCAGCAGCGGCAATTGCAATGGCATGGTCAGGCGGCGCTTTGGCGGACCGTCGCGAAAAGGTATCTGGCGCGTGCGAAGCCGCGAATGCCGCACACCATAATGCACTGGTAAGCATTCCGTTCGAAATCGTACATGGACGGGTTTATATCGATGCCGCGGTCAATGGCCTGGGACCCTTCACGTTTGCGGTCGATACCGGGGCCAGCGGAATTGGCCGGGCTGACGCAAGCCTGACAAATGCCCTGAACCTGCCATTCGCCAGCAAGGCCGAAACGAGTGATGGAGTCGCCGTTTCTGAAGTGGATACAGTACAGATTGAATCATTGGAGGTCGGGGGTCTTGTCCGAACCGACCTCGAACTGATCACCCGTGACTACAGTGGCAGCGCACCTGACGGTGCGGAGATCTCCGGGATTGTCGGGCGTGACTTCTTCGGTGATGGGCTGTTGGTGATAGACTTCACGAACCTAACACTGACCTTCACTCAATCGACCGGCCTGACCAGCGGAAGTGAAGGCGCTATCGCCTATGAGCGCCCCTACCGCATCCCCGTCTCCATTGGGGGCGTCACGATGGAGGCCAATCTCGACACAGGAGCAGGCGTCGGTCTCGTTTTGCCAAAAATACTTTATGATCAGGTCTCCAACGTTCCGCTGGAATCCGCAGGTACCGCACGGCTGACGAACACGACGATTGAAACCGGCAACGGCATTGTACCCGGGCCGGTAATCATTGGTGACACAATGACAAGGAACGCAGACGCTCGCGTGTCAGACCGTTTCCCGGAAGCCGTGATCGGCGCACACATCCTGCAATCCTACGTGATCGCCATTGACCAGCGCTCACAGCTCGTCGCGGTGTGCTCGGGAGATTAG
- a CDS encoding MFS transporter yields the protein MSDNSAPPPFSIPLYRRIWVANVASQFGSLIQSVGAAWLMVELGGTKTQIALVQASVTLPIMILALLSGAIADNYPRRLVMLVCQSWMFILSVALCAFAWFGHLTPWALLGFTFLIGCGTAMNAPSWQATVGDIVPRGTISSAVAMNSMGFNMARTAGPALGGAIVAAFGSAVAFTVNAFSYLGIIWVLFSWRPEKPTRPSLREDLGTAMTAGVRYVALSPPIRRVLFRSALFGFPAASIPSLLPLVASHLVGGSAVTFGILSGSFGIGAVAGALSNRPVRARLTNEATTRLTVTAMITGAIIVALSPWLALTVGGLILFGWGWLLTMATMNVTVQMSAPRWVVGRALSLYQMCVFGSMAGGSWMSGRLSEQYGISDAILIMAGVQVIGLVTGFFLRLPEVHDLNLELVGRWKVPDVKLPIESRAGPVHIAVHYRILEKDVPRFLAAMNESRRVRLRDGARNWALVRDLSDPDVWIEKYRFGRWMDYVLHNERRTHADRDNLIILHTLHQGSWPPPIVRMLERQVTGVTIDPDLSMETTNDPTRSD from the coding sequence ATGTCAGATAATTCCGCCCCACCGCCCTTTTCCATCCCGCTCTATCGCCGGATCTGGGTGGCAAATGTGGCCTCGCAGTTTGGCAGCCTGATTCAAAGTGTCGGCGCAGCCTGGCTGATGGTCGAGCTAGGCGGCACGAAGACACAGATCGCCCTCGTACAGGCATCGGTCACCCTGCCCATCATGATCCTGGCGCTGCTTTCCGGCGCGATCGCGGACAATTACCCCCGCCGCCTTGTCATGCTCGTATGCCAGAGCTGGATGTTCATCCTATCCGTTGCGCTCTGCGCGTTTGCCTGGTTCGGACACCTGACACCCTGGGCCTTGCTTGGCTTCACCTTCCTGATCGGCTGTGGCACGGCCATGAACGCACCGTCATGGCAGGCAACTGTTGGCGACATCGTTCCCCGGGGGACAATTTCCAGCGCCGTCGCAATGAATTCCATGGGCTTCAACATGGCCCGGACAGCAGGTCCGGCGCTTGGGGGCGCAATCGTTGCCGCATTCGGTTCGGCAGTGGCGTTTACAGTCAACGCCTTCAGCTACCTTGGGATTATTTGGGTCCTGTTCAGCTGGCGCCCCGAAAAGCCGACCAGGCCATCCCTTCGCGAAGACCTGGGAACCGCGATGACTGCAGGCGTGAGATATGTCGCGCTGTCCCCTCCCATTCGGCGTGTTTTGTTCCGGTCCGCCTTGTTCGGATTTCCTGCCGCCAGTATCCCGTCGCTGTTACCTCTGGTGGCCAGCCATCTTGTTGGCGGTAGCGCAGTGACTTTCGGAATCCTGTCAGGCTCCTTCGGTATCGGCGCAGTGGCCGGTGCCTTGTCAAACCGGCCAGTGCGCGCGCGCCTGACAAATGAAGCCACCACCCGGCTGACCGTCACAGCCATGATTACCGGGGCGATTATCGTCGCACTCAGTCCATGGCTCGCCCTGACGGTGGGCGGTCTCATCCTGTTTGGATGGGGCTGGCTGCTGACCATGGCAACGATGAATGTCACAGTTCAGATGTCTGCGCCGCGTTGGGTCGTCGGCCGGGCGCTGTCGCTCTACCAGATGTGCGTGTTCGGTTCGATGGCAGGCGGAAGCTGGATGAGCGGCCGGCTCTCGGAGCAGTATGGAATCTCAGATGCAATCCTGATCATGGCGGGCGTCCAGGTTATTGGCCTTGTCACAGGCTTCTTCCTTCGCCTGCCAGAAGTACATGATCTCAATCTGGAACTGGTCGGCCGCTGGAAAGTCCCGGACGTCAAATTGCCGATCGAATCACGGGCGGGGCCGGTCCACATAGCCGTTCACTATCGTATACTTGAGAAAGATGTGCCGCGCTTCCTGGCCGCGATGAATGAAAGCCGTCGTGTGCGCCTACGTGACGGGGCACGCAATTGGGCACTGGTCCGCGATTTGAGCGATCCCGATGTCTGGATCGAGAAATATCGGTTCGGCCGCTGGATGGATTACGTATTGCACAATGAGCGGCGTACCCATGCCGACCGGGATAATCTGATTATCCTCCATACGCTGCACCAGGGAAGCTGGCCGCCGCCGATCGTCAGGATGCTGGAGCGCCAGGTCACGGGAGTCACTATTGATCCTGACCTGTCGATGGAAACGACGAACGATCCGACCCGCAGTGACTAG
- a CDS encoding fatty acid desaturase family protein — MANQLKLFDVLKKDELRELRQKSDVRAFATLSWNWALIVAAFAVAIIWPNPLTILAGIIILGGRQLGLGIINHDCAHHAFFKSPKVDEFVGHFLVGAPMNISLPVYRAYHLKHHKYAGTPNDPDIVFVKNYPVSKDSLRRKFVRDFTGRTGFRDTARKIRHFKLSRNWPWLSFHILLLGTLTLAGAPWAYLMWWAAELFVYPAIVRLRQIGEHGTAKDRSQLDPRLNTGTTTAPFWQRVLIAPNDVNYHLEHHMFASIPPYRLKRLHQLLASRGYYEGFECISKDYVDVIRRAVRPEDRPAMVPAE; from the coding sequence GTGGCGAACCAGCTCAAACTATTTGATGTGCTGAAAAAAGACGAGTTGCGCGAATTGCGTCAGAAGTCAGACGTGAGGGCATTCGCCACATTGAGCTGGAACTGGGCCCTGATCGTGGCGGCTTTTGCTGTGGCAATCATCTGGCCGAACCCTCTGACAATCCTGGCCGGGATAATCATACTGGGGGGACGTCAGTTGGGTCTTGGCATCATTAATCATGATTGCGCCCACCATGCTTTCTTTAAGAGCCCGAAAGTGGACGAATTTGTCGGCCACTTTCTTGTTGGCGCGCCGATGAACATCTCGCTGCCGGTCTACCGGGCTTATCATCTTAAACATCACAAATATGCGGGCACGCCGAATGACCCGGATATTGTGTTTGTGAAGAACTACCCGGTTTCAAAGGACAGCCTCCGCCGCAAGTTCGTGCGCGATTTTACCGGACGGACCGGATTCCGCGATACTGCGCGGAAAATCCGGCATTTCAAACTGTCGCGTAACTGGCCATGGCTTTCATTCCACATCCTGCTGTTGGGGACGCTGACGCTGGCAGGCGCGCCGTGGGCATACCTGATGTGGTGGGCTGCGGAACTCTTTGTTTATCCAGCTATCGTGCGCCTGCGCCAGATCGGCGAACATGGCACCGCCAAAGACCGTTCTCAGCTCGATCCGCGTCTCAATACTGGCACTACGACGGCGCCTTTCTGGCAGAGAGTGCTGATCGCTCCGAATGATGTGAACTACCATCTTGAGCATCACATGTTCGCTTCGATTCCGCCTTACCGGCTGAAACGTCTGCACCAGCTGCTGGCTTCCCGCGGATATTATGAAGGCTTTGAGTGCATCTCGAAGGACTATGTCGATGTCATCCGACGCGCTGTGCGACCGGAAGATCGACCGGCGATGGTCCCTGCGGAATAG
- a CDS encoding MaoC family dehydratase, which translates to MRYYEDLVIGTLTKSELTYKVTREEVIAFAGKYDPQPFHLDDDAAAKTHFGRLSASGWHTAAMTMRMMVEGWSTQEPTAALGSPGVDELRWRKPVYPGDTLRVESKLTGKRRMKSRPDMGLTKTEQTVYNQDNEIVMTMVSNALVKVRDPESSAE; encoded by the coding sequence ATGCGGTATTATGAAGACCTGGTGATTGGCACACTCACGAAATCTGAACTGACCTATAAGGTCACACGCGAAGAAGTTATCGCCTTTGCAGGCAAATATGACCCTCAGCCCTTTCACCTCGATGACGATGCAGCAGCCAAGACCCACTTCGGCCGCCTGTCGGCATCCGGCTGGCACACTGCAGCAATGACAATGCGCATGATGGTCGAAGGATGGAGCACGCAGGAACCGACCGCGGCACTCGGTTCACCAGGTGTGGACGAGCTGCGCTGGCGTAAACCCGTTTATCCGGGCGATACGTTGCGGGTGGAATCGAAGCTCACTGGCAAGCGCCGCATGAAAAGCCGTCCGGACATGGGCCTGACGAAGACAGAGCAAACAGTCTACAATCAGGACAATGAAATCGTCATGACCATGGTATCGAACGCCTTGGTAAAGGTCCGCGATCCGGAAAGCAGTGCCGAATAA
- a CDS encoding sulfite exporter TauE/SafE family protein — protein sequence MLADALPLILSMLVAGAFAGLLAGLFGIGGGFVVVPALAAVFSLLSTTGQPMSEDKIMHVAIGTSLATIIFTSLRSVQAHAKRGAVDFNILKQWAPWVVLGVVLGLSVARFLDGKSLKIIFGVGVFIMAWHFLFPILSKRTVSDEMPKGVARGGLGSFLGGFCTLLGIGGGTPAILIMTLSGQPVHRAIATAAGFGTIIAVPGTIGSIISGLGQTGLPFGSIGYVNVVAMLAIISMSMITAPIGAALAHSLDSAKLKKALGVYLLCTSSLMLWTAFHHAPAKNPLTTASAVQVTTELPHMGGR from the coding sequence ATGTTAGCTGATGCTCTACCACTTATTCTCTCCATGCTGGTTGCCGGTGCCTTTGCCGGCCTCCTGGCGGGTCTGTTCGGAATCGGCGGCGGCTTTGTCGTCGTCCCGGCACTCGCGGCAGTCTTCTCCCTCCTCTCGACAACGGGCCAACCGATGTCCGAGGACAAGATCATGCACGTCGCCATCGGCACTTCGCTGGCCACGATCATTTTCACCTCGCTTCGATCCGTGCAGGCGCACGCGAAGCGAGGGGCTGTAGATTTCAACATCCTCAAGCAGTGGGCGCCATGGGTTGTCCTCGGCGTCGTGCTGGGCCTTAGCGTGGCCCGGTTCCTGGACGGCAAGTCTCTGAAGATCATCTTCGGGGTCGGCGTGTTCATCATGGCCTGGCACTTCCTGTTCCCGATCCTGTCCAAGCGCACCGTTTCGGATGAAATGCCGAAGGGTGTCGCACGCGGCGGACTTGGCAGTTTCCTCGGCGGGTTCTGCACCCTGCTTGGCATCGGCGGCGGTACGCCGGCCATTCTGATCATGACCTTGTCGGGCCAGCCGGTGCACCGGGCCATCGCGACAGCGGCAGGTTTCGGGACAATCATCGCCGTTCCAGGCACGATCGGGTCGATTATCAGCGGCCTGGGCCAAACCGGCCTGCCCTTTGGCTCAATTGGTTATGTGAATGTTGTCGCCATGCTCGCCATCATCTCGATGAGCATGATCACAGCCCCGATCGGCGCGGCGCTGGCTCACAGCCTGGACTCAGCAAAGCTGAAAAAGGCGCTCGGCGTCTACCTGCTTTGCACCTCCAGCCTGATGCTGTGGACGGCATTCCACCATGCGCCTGCAAAGAACCCGCTGACGACAGCTTCAGCTGTCCAGGTCACGACGGAACTGCCTCACATGGGCGGGCGCTGA
- a CDS encoding TonB-dependent receptor, with amino-acid sequence MSRLTNRLKFGICVASLIAASMTTVANAQETAQTDEQATMKAVVVQGRRVSTADTAIGQGEATNTVAVTRDELLSAPGGISGLKMLESLPGFNVQTDGALGLYEFGNSVTVRAFNLQQIGFVLDGVPMGRSDAFGGSPIFRYVDNENLGSVVASPGAGDVSLPSYSSLGPIVSYNTVDTSDTPGGMISYTMGDDNLERSFIKLETGNWNGLSAYVSRSKTDSDLWRGPGTIDREHIEGKIKYEFDEDTFIKFGYVHNDFHDYDSPSAPQSVFENDYYYAYLDAIPETGCIEPISDVYDYNGDGVIDGNDFSPIFTGNDCTRYYEDRINVRDDSLYSLNFQTDITPNLMFKATAYQEDKDGFGVSPDSYNNSLGIYERQVLVGLDVVHPRGVQYGLSGVGGTRKGAVAGLEWQVANHKVEFGAWYEDEDYNRTQQRLNKTNGSADGDVIWDEVAYYRRNYTSTRKTTQLYLKDTISLMDEKLNLEVGVKSLSVDYQLSGYRDYNDYEKFGPQTVGEDYNDSFLPMVGAVYEVNDSDQLFASYSQNYALPRGADDIFSIASTDAATAPLPAPKGEESQNFEIGYRTNRSQFYGSAALFFTSFDNRLVAGSVINPATQQPEAFYINAGKTEAYGFELSGVYQPAFLDDKVYLDGNLTYNHAEDEDGFILADSPEWLFTGGVTYEPTEWMVANISGKYTGKRYADYTESYKMDSFAVLSGYLDLGGPNDFGIPENVSLRFNVDNLLDEEVTTAFVFAGSAYFRPLNPRTFQATLTVRF; translated from the coding sequence ATGAGTCGCCTGACCAATCGCCTGAAATTCGGAATATGCGTTGCCTCGCTGATCGCGGCGTCCATGACGACCGTGGCGAACGCACAAGAGACCGCACAGACCGACGAGCAGGCGACCATGAAAGCAGTGGTCGTCCAGGGCCGCCGGGTCTCGACGGCAGATACCGCGATTGGTCAGGGTGAAGCGACCAATACCGTCGCTGTCACCCGCGACGAACTCCTCTCCGCACCGGGCGGCATCTCCGGCCTGAAGATGCTGGAATCCCTGCCGGGCTTCAACGTTCAGACAGATGGCGCGCTTGGCCTCTACGAATTCGGCAACTCCGTCACCGTGCGCGCCTTTAACCTGCAGCAGATCGGCTTCGTGCTGGACGGCGTGCCGATGGGCCGCTCCGATGCGTTCGGCGGCAGCCCGATCTTCCGCTATGTGGACAATGAAAACCTCGGTTCCGTTGTCGCGTCCCCGGGCGCGGGCGATGTCTCCCTTCCGAGCTACTCATCGCTGGGCCCGATCGTCTCTTATAATACAGTCGACACCTCTGACACGCCCGGCGGCATGATTTCCTACACGATGGGCGACGACAATCTGGAGCGTAGCTTCATCAAGCTGGAGACCGGCAACTGGAATGGCCTGTCAGCCTATGTCAGCCGGTCCAAGACAGACAGCGACCTGTGGCGCGGCCCGGGCACAATCGACCGCGAGCATATCGAGGGCAAGATCAAGTACGAGTTCGACGAAGATACGTTCATCAAGTTCGGCTACGTCCACAACGACTTCCACGACTATGACTCACCGTCTGCCCCGCAGTCTGTATTCGAGAACGACTATTACTACGCCTACCTGGATGCCATTCCGGAAACTGGCTGTATCGAACCGATTTCCGACGTTTACGACTATAACGGCGATGGAGTGATCGATGGGAATGACTTCTCACCGATATTCACCGGCAATGACTGCACCCGCTATTATGAGGATCGGATCAACGTCCGCGACGACAGCCTCTACTCGCTGAACTTCCAGACAGACATCACGCCGAACCTCATGTTCAAGGCGACGGCTTATCAGGAAGACAAGGACGGCTTCGGCGTCTCACCAGACAGTTACAATAACTCGCTCGGCATTTATGAGCGTCAGGTACTTGTCGGCCTCGACGTCGTGCACCCGCGCGGCGTGCAATACGGTCTCTCCGGCGTTGGTGGCACGCGCAAGGGAGCTGTCGCCGGTCTCGAATGGCAGGTCGCCAACCACAAGGTCGAGTTCGGCGCCTGGTATGAAGACGAAGACTACAACCGCACCCAACAGCGTCTCAACAAAACCAACGGCTCGGCCGACGGCGACGTGATCTGGGACGAAGTCGCCTACTATCGCCGCAATTACACCTCGACCCGCAAGACGACCCAGCTCTACCTGAAGGACACGATCAGCCTGATGGACGAGAAGCTGAACCTCGAAGTCGGAGTGAAAAGCCTTAGCGTCGATTATCAGTTGAGCGGCTATCGCGACTATAATGATTACGAAAAGTTCGGCCCACAGACGGTCGGCGAAGACTACAACGACAGCTTCCTGCCTATGGTCGGCGCAGTCTACGAGGTGAACGACAGCGACCAGCTGTTCGCTTCCTACTCGCAGAACTATGCTCTCCCTCGCGGCGCAGACGATATCTTCTCCATCGCCTCCACGGATGCAGCGACCGCGCCGCTGCCAGCACCGAAGGGTGAGGAATCCCAGAACTTCGAAATCGGCTACCGTACCAACCGCTCGCAGTTCTACGGCTCTGCCGCACTGTTCTTCACCAGCTTCGACAATCGTCTTGTGGCCGGCAGCGTCATCAACCCGGCCACCCAACAACCGGAAGCCTTCTACATCAACGCCGGCAAGACCGAGGCTTACGGCTTCGAACTTTCAGGCGTCTATCAACCAGCATTCCTCGACGACAAGGTCTATCTGGACGGCAACCTGACATACAACCACGCCGAAGATGAAGACGGCTTTATCCTGGCCGACAGCCCGGAATGGCTGTTCACCGGCGGCGTAACCTACGAACCAACCGAATGGATGGTTGCCAACATCTCCGGCAAATATACCGGCAAACGCTATGCTGACTACACCGAGAGCTACAAGATGGACAGCTTCGCCGTGTTGAGCGGTTACCTGGACCTCGGCGGCCCGAACGATTTCGGCATTCCGGAAAATGTCAGCCTGCGGTTCAACGTCGACAACCTGCTCGACGAAGAAGTGACCACCGCCTTTGTCTTTGCCGGTTCCGCCTATTTCCGTCCACTCAACCCACGCACGTTCCAGGCGACCCTGACGGTCCGCTTCTGA
- a CDS encoding class II glutamine amidotransferase: protein MCELFAMSASTPHTVRYELDLFAQEGGEKHRNRDGWGILFSQDRDAYLFREPDPAASSELTRMVVRNERPCKHLMAHVRRASAGDPALANTHPFDRVVRGKRMAFAHNGDLPGIEARDDARALIGERIGDTDSELAFLILLDRLNKAESASVKDRHSIFSRFAAEMREMGSANFLFFDGEHLFVHADRRRFETEDGLTEPREPGLNIRSFDDAHRGRAWNVRGASIDKIASPLHLFASIPLDPEGWTPLERGTALVLKDGAILAQTKD from the coding sequence ATGTGTGAACTTTTCGCAATGAGCGCATCGACCCCGCATACGGTTCGCTACGAACTCGATCTGTTTGCTCAGGAAGGCGGCGAGAAACACCGCAATCGCGATGGCTGGGGCATCCTGTTTTCTCAAGACCGCGACGCCTATCTGTTTCGCGAACCTGATCCTGCCGCCTCCAGCGAACTCACGCGCATGGTGGTTCGCAACGAAAGGCCCTGCAAGCACCTGATGGCGCATGTCCGCCGCGCTTCAGCAGGAGACCCCGCGCTGGCGAACACGCACCCTTTCGACCGCGTGGTGCGCGGCAAGAGGATGGCCTTTGCTCATAATGGCGACCTTCCCGGAATCGAAGCACGCGACGACGCCCGCGCCCTGATCGGGGAAAGGATAGGCGACACCGATTCCGAACTGGCATTCCTCATCCTGCTGGACCGGCTGAACAAGGCTGAAAGCGCATCGGTGAAAGACCGCCACTCCATTTTCTCACGCTTCGCAGCGGAAATGCGCGAGATGGGCAGTGCCAATTTTCTCTTCTTTGATGGGGAGCACCTGTTCGTCCATGCCGACCGGCGGCGGTTCGAAACCGAGGACGGGCTGACCGAGCCGCGTGAACCCGGCCTCAATATTCGCTCCTTCGATGATGCGCATCGCGGCCGAGCCTGGAACGTACGCGGTGCCAGTATCGATAAAATCGCCAGCCCATTGCATCTGTTCGCTTCTATCCCGCTCGATCCTGAGGGGTGGACCCCACTGGAACGCGGCACGGCCCTGGTGTTGAAGGACGGAGCTATCCTGGCGCAAACGAAAGACTGA